In one Sphingobium sp. MI1205 genomic region, the following are encoded:
- a CDS encoding lysophospholipid acyltransferase family protein, whose amino-acid sequence MITAMRSLAFMLAFYSGSALLVFSALLAAWPWPSAVPAIATVWSRFHRLCARWLLGQKVRIEGELPHGRYLYIVKHESMFETIDLLCLFDRPVIAAKRELLDMPAWGRIARLYGLIPIERSAGASAMRTLRAAARAATDQGRAVCLFPEGTRVPHGEAPPLRAGFAGLYSLLGMPVVPIAIDSGRLSPRGKFMKRPGTITYKVGEIVPTGLDRREAEARVHAAINALNPTVPSEATQRREDADM is encoded by the coding sequence ATGATTACCGCCATGCGTTCGCTCGCCTTCATGCTGGCTTTCTACAGCGGATCGGCCCTGCTGGTGTTCAGCGCGCTCCTTGCCGCTTGGCCCTGGCCTTCCGCTGTTCCCGCCATCGCGACCGTATGGAGCCGTTTTCACCGACTCTGCGCGCGCTGGCTGCTGGGGCAGAAGGTGCGGATCGAGGGTGAACTGCCCCATGGGCGCTATCTCTATATCGTCAAGCATGAATCGATGTTCGAGACGATCGATCTGCTTTGCCTGTTCGATCGTCCGGTCATAGCTGCCAAGCGCGAATTGCTCGACATGCCAGCCTGGGGGCGGATCGCGCGCCTCTACGGATTGATCCCGATCGAGCGCAGCGCCGGGGCGAGCGCCATGCGTACGCTACGCGCCGCCGCGCGGGCGGCTACCGATCAGGGGCGGGCTGTCTGCCTCTTCCCTGAAGGCACGCGCGTCCCGCACGGTGAAGCGCCGCCGCTACGCGCGGGCTTTGCAGGTCTTTATTCGCTGCTCGGCATGCCTGTGGTGCCGATCGCGATCGACAGCGGCCGCCTGTCGCCGCGCGGCAAGTTCATGAAGCGGCCGGGCACCATCACCTACAAGGTCGGCGAAATCGTCCCTACCGGCCTTGACCGCCGGGAGGCCGAAGCGCGCGTTCATGCGGCGATCAACGCGCTCAACCCGACGGTTCCTTCGGAGGCCACGCAGAGACGCGAAGACGCAGATATGTAA
- a CDS encoding prephenate/arogenate dehydrogenase family protein — MLPFSRVTIIGLGLIGSSLARAIREYMPTVQVTGHDADPRVREIARAIDLCDDVTDTAGASVTDADLVVLCVPVRAMGVAAAEIADDLPVEAIVSDVGSCKADVLAQLTAALPGRTIIPAHPVAGTENSGPEAGFASLFQGRWCIVTPPADADPAAVARVSELWHRVGADVETMDPQHHDLVLAVTSHLPHLIAYTIVGTASDLEDVTQSEVIKYSAGGFRDFTRIAASDPTMWRDVFLANKEAVLEMLQRFSEDLSALQRAIRWNDGDTLFNLFTRTRAIRRSIIEQGQDDPKPDFGRSH, encoded by the coding sequence ATGCTGCCCTTTTCCCGCGTCACCATCATCGGCCTCGGCCTGATCGGATCCTCGCTGGCGAGGGCGATCCGCGAATATATGCCGACCGTGCAGGTCACGGGGCATGACGCCGATCCACGCGTACGGGAAATCGCACGCGCGATCGACCTGTGCGACGATGTGACCGACACAGCCGGGGCCAGCGTAACCGACGCCGATCTGGTGGTGCTTTGCGTGCCCGTGCGGGCGATGGGCGTGGCAGCGGCGGAGATCGCCGACGACCTGCCAGTCGAGGCGATCGTCAGCGACGTCGGATCGTGCAAGGCCGATGTGCTCGCGCAGTTGACGGCGGCACTGCCGGGCCGGACGATCATCCCCGCACATCCGGTCGCCGGGACAGAAAATAGCGGGCCGGAGGCGGGCTTTGCCAGCCTGTTCCAGGGGCGCTGGTGCATCGTCACGCCGCCCGCCGATGCCGATCCGGCAGCGGTCGCGCGGGTTTCGGAACTGTGGCACCGGGTGGGCGCGGACGTGGAGACCATGGACCCGCAGCATCACGATCTGGTACTCGCGGTGACCAGCCACCTGCCCCACCTGATCGCCTACACCATCGTCGGCACGGCGAGCGATCTGGAGGATGTGACCCAGTCGGAGGTCATCAAATATTCCGCAGGCGGCTTCCGCGACTTCACCCGCATCGCCGCGTCCGATCCGACCATGTGGCGCGACGTTTTCCTGGCGAACAAGGAAGCGGTGCTGGAGATGCTGCAACGCTTTTCGGAGGATTTGTCCGCGCTGCAACGGGCGATCCGCTGGAATGATGGCGACACGCTGTTCAACCTGTTCACCCGCACCCGTGCTATTCGCCGGTCGATCATCGAACAGGGGCAGGATGATCCCAAGCCGGACTTCGGGCGGAGCCACTGA
- the hisC gene encoding histidinol-phosphate transaminase yields the protein MTKPAPKEWILGISPYVPGKAAADDGRPLIKLSANENPLGTGEAARAALVAATADLATYPDPGAAKMREAIAAVHGLDPARVIYGTGSDELLHIAASAYAGPGDEILYVHYGFSVYDIAARRVGATPVIAPDKDYATDVDALLACVTDRTKVVFLANPNNPTGTMTLRAEIARLHAALRPDILFVLDQAYAEYLDADEDDGGLELAKTAANVLVTRTFSKIYGLAAERIGWGYASAEIIDALHRIRAPFNVTTAGQAAAIAAVKDQAWVEASRTHNRQWRQWLADEVASLSNHGLRAVPSKANFILILFDGKLSAETAMKGLWDEGFATRWLPGQGLPNGLRITIGTEEQVRAVAAKLRAMAEAA from the coding sequence ATGACGAAACCTGCTCCCAAGGAATGGATCCTCGGCATTTCGCCCTATGTGCCGGGCAAGGCGGCAGCCGATGACGGTCGCCCGCTGATCAAGCTCAGCGCCAATGAAAACCCCCTTGGCACAGGCGAAGCGGCGCGCGCGGCGCTGGTCGCGGCTACCGCGGACCTTGCCACCTATCCCGATCCGGGCGCGGCGAAAATGCGCGAGGCGATTGCAGCGGTCCATGGGCTGGACCCGGCGCGGGTAATCTACGGCACCGGGTCGGATGAGTTGCTTCACATCGCCGCGAGCGCCTATGCCGGGCCGGGGGACGAAATCCTTTACGTCCATTACGGCTTTTCGGTCTATGACATCGCGGCGCGGCGCGTGGGCGCAACGCCGGTGATCGCGCCGGACAAGGATTATGCGACCGATGTGGACGCCCTGCTCGCCTGCGTGACAGACAGGACGAAGGTCGTCTTCCTCGCTAATCCCAACAATCCCACCGGCACGATGACGCTGCGCGCGGAGATTGCGCGGCTGCACGCGGCGCTGCGACCCGATATCCTGTTCGTACTGGATCAGGCCTACGCCGAATATCTGGACGCGGACGAGGATGATGGCGGACTGGAACTGGCGAAGACCGCCGCCAATGTCCTGGTCACCCGGACTTTTTCAAAAATATATGGACTTGCGGCGGAACGGATCGGCTGGGGCTATGCCAGTGCGGAGATCATCGACGCGCTGCACCGCATCCGCGCGCCATTCAACGTCACCACGGCGGGCCAGGCGGCGGCCATCGCGGCGGTGAAGGACCAGGCATGGGTGGAGGCCAGCCGGACCCATAACCGCCAGTGGCGGCAATGGCTGGCCGATGAGGTGGCTTCGCTGTCCAACCACGGGCTGCGCGCAGTGCCGAGCAAGGCGAACTTCATTCTCATTCTGTTCGATGGAAAGCTGTCGGCCGAAACGGCGATGAAGGGATTGTGGGACGAAGGCTTCGCAACGCGCTGGCTGCCGGGGCAAGGCTTGCCCAACGGTCTGCGCATCACCATCGGCACCGAGGAACAGGTGCGCGCGGTTGCGGCGAAGCTGCGCGCGATGGCGGAGGCTGCCTGA